A genomic segment from Candidatus Eisenbacteria bacterium encodes:
- a CDS encoding amino acid permease, translated as MAIIVGIVVGAGIFRTPAVVAANASSETAALLAWVLGGLISCVGALCYAELATTYPHAGGDYHFLTRAYGKRLSFLFAWARLSVIQTGSIALLAFVFGDYASELLSLGPNSAGLYAVLMVVGLTLLNITGVRQGTGAQNVLTTLEVLGVVAVIAAGVSVIAVSGSSPTPAGNATPPSSPSFGLMMVFVLLTYGGWNEAAYVSAELRDAKRTMAHAMLRSILLVMVLYVLANWAYLSVLGLQGTAGSSAVATDVMRRAMGGIGATVISVLVAVAALTSANASVFTGARANYAWGLDVPRFGFLGRWSERSGTPTGGLLVQGAVALLLVLLGTLTRKGFVTIVEYTAPVFWFFFLLAGVALFVLRRRDPNASRPFRVPLYPFTPLLFCMTSAYLLYSSLAYTGIGALVGAAVLGAGALMLFVFSPRPGVRVHAGEIA; from the coding sequence ATGGCCATCATCGTCGGGATCGTCGTTGGCGCGGGGATCTTTCGAACTCCGGCGGTCGTTGCCGCGAACGCTTCGAGCGAGACGGCCGCCCTGCTCGCATGGGTTCTGGGCGGGCTGATCTCCTGCGTGGGAGCGCTCTGCTACGCGGAGCTGGCCACGACCTATCCACATGCCGGCGGCGACTACCACTTCCTCACGAGGGCGTACGGCAAGCGGCTGTCCTTCCTGTTCGCCTGGGCCCGCCTCAGCGTGATCCAGACCGGCTCGATCGCGCTGCTCGCGTTCGTGTTCGGCGACTATGCATCGGAGCTGCTGTCCCTCGGGCCGAACTCCGCGGGGCTCTATGCGGTCCTCATGGTGGTCGGCCTGACGCTCCTGAACATCACGGGAGTGCGGCAGGGGACCGGCGCGCAGAACGTGCTCACGACCCTGGAAGTGCTGGGAGTCGTGGCGGTCATCGCCGCTGGCGTGAGCGTGATCGCGGTCTCGGGGTCGTCGCCCACGCCGGCCGGGAACGCCACGCCCCCGTCCTCGCCCTCGTTCGGCCTCATGATGGTGTTCGTGCTGCTCACGTACGGGGGGTGGAACGAGGCAGCGTACGTCTCGGCGGAGCTGCGCGACGCGAAGCGAACCATGGCTCACGCCATGCTGCGCAGCATCCTCCTGGTCATGGTCCTGTACGTCCTGGCCAACTGGGCGTACCTGAGCGTGCTGGGCCTCCAAGGTACGGCGGGGTCGAGCGCGGTGGCGACAGACGTCATGCGGCGCGCCATGGGCGGCATCGGCGCGACCGTGATCAGCGTGCTGGTGGCGGTCGCGGCCCTGACCTCGGCCAACGCCTCCGTGTTCACGGGTGCTCGAGCCAACTACGCGTGGGGCCTGGATGTTCCGCGGTTCGGCTTCCTCGGGCGGTGGAGCGAACGCTCGGGCACGCCGACGGGAGGGCTGCTCGTGCAGGGCGCGGTCGCGCTCCTCCTGGTTCTCTTGGGAACGCTCACGCGCAAGGGGTTCGTGACGATCGTGGAGTACACGGCCCCGGTATTCTGGTTCTTCTTCCTGCTGGCTGGCGTGGCTCTCTTCGTGCTGCGCCGCCGCGATCCGAACGCGTCGCGTCCGTTTCGCGTGCCCCTCTACCCCTTCACCCCCCTGCTGTTCTGCATGACGAGCGCATACCTGCTCTATTCCAGCCTCGCGTACACGGGCATCGGCGCACTCGTGGGCGCGGCGGTTCTTGGAGCCGGTGCGCTGATGCTGTTCGTCTTCAGCCCACGCCCAGGCGTGCGTGTTCACGCGGGAGAGATCGCATGA
- a CDS encoding DUF1801 domain-containing protein, with protein MKGKKRVSKRTVRKPARKAAASSGDWRAAVLRRVRDLILEADRDITEEVKWRKPSNPAGVPVWSRNGMICTGETYKNAVKVTFAKGAHLEDPAGLFNSGLEGNLRRAIDLHEGDEIDESGFQDLIRSAVSLNQESAKAGQKAGTKRARKPVLLSGGNPQIGKAAGNAPVQAYIAAMPGWKREVGERLDALITRHVPHVRKAVKWNSPFYGIEGNGWFVSFHVFARYVKVTFFKGTSLRPVPPGGKAKEARWIDVHEDDLDERQMTLWVKQAAAIPGWGNA; from the coding sequence ATGAAGGGCAAGAAACGGGTCTCCAAGAGGACCGTGAGGAAGCCCGCGAGGAAGGCTGCCGCCAGTTCCGGGGACTGGCGCGCGGCCGTGCTTCGCCGTGTCCGGGACCTCATCCTGGAAGCGGACCGGGACATCACCGAGGAAGTGAAGTGGAGGAAGCCTTCCAATCCGGCGGGAGTTCCCGTCTGGTCTCGGAACGGAATGATCTGCACCGGGGAGACCTACAAGAACGCCGTGAAGGTGACCTTCGCGAAGGGCGCGCACCTCGAGGATCCCGCGGGTCTCTTCAATTCGGGTCTCGAGGGCAACCTCCGCCGAGCGATCGATCTTCACGAGGGGGACGAGATCGACGAGTCCGGTTTCCAGGACCTGATCCGTTCCGCGGTTTCCCTGAACCAAGAGAGCGCGAAGGCGGGACAGAAAGCCGGGACCAAGCGGGCCAGGAAGCCGGTTCTCCTCTCGGGCGGCAACCCCCAGATCGGGAAGGCCGCGGGGAACGCCCCCGTACAGGCCTACATCGCGGCGATGCCCGGCTGGAAGCGTGAGGTCGGAGAGCGTCTTGACGCGCTCATCACGCGCCACGTGCCCCACGTGCGCAAGGCCGTCAAGTGGAACTCCCCGTTCTACGGAATCGAGGGCAACGGCTGGTTCGTATCGTTCCATGTCTTCGCCCGTTACGTGAAGGTGACCTTCTTCAAGGGGACGTCGCTCCGTCCCGTCCCTCCCGGAGGCAAGGCCAAGGAAGCGCGCTGGATCGACGTTCACGAGGACGATCTCGACGAGCGCCAGATGACACTGTGGGTCAAGCAAGCGGCCGCAATCCCGGGTTGGGGCAACGCGTGA
- a CDS encoding methyltransferase domain-containing protein, with the protein MTLRTLESALLSLLLGAVVACAPSGAPPAATQAERGAVSSYAAQPAAKTQKTPRTPDVIYVPTPPDVVDAMLKVAKVGPDDVLYDLGSGDGRIVIAAAQSYGVKRGVGIDIDPKRITEANQNAKKAGVTDRVSFRNEDLFEVDFSEATVVTLYLLPELNLKLRPKLWEALEPGTRVVSHAFDMGDWEPEQRLDIDGRKVFLWTIPAKPVSR; encoded by the coding sequence ATGACACTCCGAACACTCGAGTCTGCGTTGTTGTCGTTGTTACTCGGTGCCGTGGTCGCCTGTGCGCCGAGCGGTGCGCCTCCCGCCGCCACACAGGCGGAACGAGGGGCGGTGAGTTCCTACGCGGCGCAGCCGGCCGCGAAGACCCAGAAAACGCCCCGCACGCCGGACGTGATCTATGTTCCGACTCCTCCGGACGTCGTGGACGCGATGCTGAAGGTCGCCAAGGTCGGGCCGGACGACGTTCTCTACGACCTCGGCAGCGGAGATGGCCGGATCGTCATCGCGGCGGCCCAAAGCTATGGCGTGAAGCGCGGAGTGGGAATCGACATCGATCCAAAGCGCATCACGGAGGCCAACCAGAACGCCAAGAAGGCCGGTGTCACCGACCGGGTGAGCTTCCGAAACGAGGACCTGTTCGAGGTCGACTTCAGCGAAGCCACGGTCGTGACGCTCTATCTGCTTCCGGAGCTCAATCTCAAGCTGCGCCCGAAGCTGTGGGAGGCTCTCGAGCCCGGCACGCGCGTCGTCTCGCATGCCTTCGACATGGGAGACTGGGAACCGGAGCAGAGGCTGGATATCGACGGAAGGAAGGTGTTCCTCTGGACCATTCCGGCAAAGCCTGTGTCGCGATAG